The sequence below is a genomic window from Alosa alosa isolate M-15738 ecotype Scorff River chromosome 5, AALO_Geno_1.1, whole genome shotgun sequence.
GCTAAAATCTCTACAGACCCCTCACATCCTGGTCACAAACTGTTCAACCTCCTTCCTTCTGGCAGACGATAGGCTACAGGGCACTGTTTGCCAAAACCAGCCAACACAAAGAGAGCTTCTTCCCCTAAGCAGTTAGGCCTACTCTGTTGAACACTCAGTaacagcccccaccctcacactgaacaagtcaatcaacactgttctgctcatctacctcatGTGTACTTCAACCTTATGTTACAATGGTATTATTAATACATGatcattgcactgaactgccttgcactatatttatttttaatcttaaacctcagtctataggcctactgatattGCACTTTCAACTGTAGGCTATATTGCATCTTGCTTCTGTCTGTTGAggggtccacgaccatggcaccaTTGACAGGGACAACATGGAAGCGATcatccacactacacacacactatttcaaAGGAATTGTATTGGGTAGGCTAATTCAGttttgaaaacatttttttatagaGCCATCAAGAATAACACTCTTTTGCAAAAGGTGGCGGTAATGTAGGCTATCAAATGATGTCAATCgatttgttttaaatgttttgccTATTtgcatgtgtaggctacatacttACGGTCTATATCAAGTTTTATTTCATGATGAGACGAATATCTGAGTTATGGGCTTCAAGATTTCACTAGactctccacaacacacacaccttttattttatttttttattttttataatgaacttttattttgacaaacaTATCCGGTTGCATCTATCCTCATCCGTAAGCTGTTGTCACTCTATTCACGGAGATGTTTATGTCGGGTAAGATTCACACGTGTGTACTGTCTATGTGTATACCACGGGTTTTTTCACTTATGTGAAACCAAATAGATGTGAAACACTGTAGCCTTAAACTTAGAGCCACTCACACTCACCTTCAGATACAGAGTCGTATCTTGGATGTTGTTTAGGGTCCTAAGTCAGGTCAGTATTAGGCTATTGgccaaagctaacgttagcctactcaaacaacaacaacaacttgtaGCGAAATAGTCTGATTGTAAATGATACTGTAGTAGCCTAACGACAAGGAGGttacattaggcctacattagtcGACTTAATAGTCTTACGTTATTGTTTTGTGGTAGCCTACTGCTAATCTCAGGCATCAGCTGAATCATTCTTGTTCCAGAATTATTAGATATATACTCTAGTATATACTCTAGGCTAAGATCTAAACTGATCGATTAGTGTTTACGTGTCTGCTTTTTCACTCGGCTTTCTGTTAACTCTCGATTGCAGAATGGCTTCCCAAGGCGGAGGGGAGTGTTCATGCTGCTCCCATCAACGGGCAGTGCCCAGCACACACCAAACTTTAGAAGAGATGGACTTTGAAAGAGGTGGGTGACAATTGGCATCTAAGCTTAGCTGATTCCTAGTCTGCTGCTGCATGTCACACTCGGTGTAATTTGTGTAACCAAAAACAAATCCCCACAGGAATTTGGTCTGCTGCTTTAGATGGAGATTTGGGCCGTGTGGAGTCATTCATTAAGAAGGGGACCGATCCTAATACAAAGGATAATGCAGGCTACACTTCCTTGGCAAGTGTTTAGCCAACCATATTCCTATATCTTACTCAGACCTTGTGATGcattctttttttgtcaaattcacTGAAAGGTCAGCTTTACTGTAAAACATTAAAATTGAAATGTTTTCGGGCTTTTCTTGTTATCTCAGCACTACGCAAGCCGCGGAGGCCATGAGTCTGTTTGCGAGCTGCTCCTGGGTCACGGGGCGTGCGCCAGCCCCCAGACCCGTGGCGGTGCCACGCCGCTCCACCGGGCCGCCTACTGTGGGCACCTGCCCGTGGTGAGGCTCCTGCTGAAGTTCCACGCAGACCCACAGAGGAGTGACGACGACGGAGCCACTCCTCTGCACAAGGCAAGGTGGCACTGCTGCCTGGCATACTGGCGTTCAGCACAAATGCGTGCTGCTTGTATtaattttcccttggggatcaataatttcctcttggggatcaacaaagtatctatctatctatctatctatctatctatatcttaAAACtttagtgtttttgtgtgtgtgtgtgagagagtgtgtgtctatctctcactctgtgtgtgtgtgtggttgtgtgtgtgtctctctctctctctctctctctctctctcgctctcactctcactctcactctctgtagGCTGCTGAACAAGGCCATGTGGAGGTCTGTGAGCTGCTGCTGAGGCATTATCCAGCCCTGCGGACACAGAGGGACAAGAAGTCACGTGCGCCTCAGCATCTTGCGCCTGTAAACAGCCCTCTGCAACAGCTCCTTCATAGCACAGAAGATGATGGGCCTCCCTTGGACTCGAGCAGTAGTACATCCTGTACTGTGGACATGCCAAAGGCAGATCATCCCCCGTAATGGTACGGTCATCAAATGTTACTGAGGAACAGACTTGGAGTACAAAAAAGAGCTCTGGTTCTCACATCGCTCCAGTCAAGACAAGCTTGGGAAACATTTGTATTTGTAGGAGATGACATTCTTTTTCTCATGGGGGCGGGGGGTGTCTTTGTAATATAAAAAATTGCAAGGAAGTCATATAAAAAACTGCAAGGATGGCCTTTGTTTAGTTGTAGTTCAAACAAGGTTTAATTTGAGCCAAACTGTAGCATCTACATAAAGTATTGGCCATTACATTACTTATTTATTCAATGTGTTTTCTCCATGATCCTACAGAGGGCGCTCTTCCCTCAGCTATTGCAAGGACAGCTGGTGCATGTGCTCTTTGAGAAGAGAACATCTCCAGGAATCTCTGTGCTGTGGAGACCTGGGTGTGCAGACTGAATAACCATTGAAGCAAAGCCTCGACTATCAGGACATGCCACTGTAATGTGCAGCGCCAGAACACCACTCTGTGAAAGAGATGTTCTCAAGCCCTGTTCAACACAACATGTTCGGAAGTTTATGTGTGATCTGGTGCAAGGGCcataatgttttgttttgaagtGCTAGCTGTAAATCTGGTGTGCAGTGATGAAAATCTGTATGGCATAAATTAGTTATGAAGAGTTTGGGCACAGTTGCATTTCTACATTTTTGGAATcttttggggggaaaaaaatgatAACATTTATGCTCATACTGTGCCTTGCTACATATTGTGTACATATACATAAAATCCATTGGAAACTTTTCTGTATTTCTTTTCAGTGCAGAAACATAGCAGGGGGCTATCATTTTACATGGATATGTTGTTTTGTAGCTGTTAATCTCAAGAAATTAAGATTTGGTGAGCAACAGAAGTGAATCTGGCTCACTGGGGTTCCTCGGCAAGTAATGAGGAGTTTGCAAGCTGGAATGGTTGTTCATTCTTGGTTTACAACATTTTTGAGCGAGCTCCAGTAACACTCTCCAGTGGAACTGTAATTGTATCTATCACAGCTGTGTCTCTCGAGATGGGCTGTGGGGAGAGTTAGTTGCCGGTGCTGTTATTTTCATGCTAACTTCTGCACAGCTGCTCCGGcgactgtaggcctacctgacCAGTCGCTGTTCTCCCTGTCCACTTCCAACCTTGAGTCTGTATGTCTTCTTTACTGAGGTCCTGTCTGCCTCAGAAAGTGCTGGAAACATTTGGCAGTCCAATGGCGTGTCTTGGAAGTGGACACAGGCCAGTTTTGACAGGGACTGCCTTTCCCCCTCCTTTGATTCGAATGCCATTGCAAAGCGTGGTCGAACTCTTGTTGGGGGTCACAGCTGATGTCTCATCTAATATATAGGTTAGTAGCTGGAATGTAAGGTTATTGAAAGGTCAAGTTATGAAACGGTTTCAATTTCAATAACCTTTTGATGCACTTACCTTCCATATATTAACATCAACCACTGGTGTGGACAGTCTGAGGGAGAACAAAGAAGATGTATGGAATGCATACAGTAAACATTACATCTAAACCCTGTAGCCAGTCATTCAGTTCTtactcattttcattgctttgaCTGACGTAAATCAGGCCAAACAGACCTTTACGCCATGAGCTGTATAAAAAGTGGAAGATATATGTAACCTTGACTGGGAAACACTGCCCTGTTTACAGTGAATCTGCTGTCTTGACTATTTGCAGCACAATGTGCACAGCTTGGGCCATGATGAAAACCGGCAAAAGCACCTCAGTTGGGAGAGTTCTCCTGGAGGCGGTTTCAAACTGGCAACCTCAACACATGCGCTCAATAACTCAGTTTGCATCACCTTGGCGTCGTGGAGATGCAGCACGCACATACATCATGTGTGTCCTCAGCTGTCAAGAGCAGTGAACCCGAGACGTTCTTCACTCCCAGTGTTGATTAGCCATAATAAATCCTTGTTGccagtgcaagagagagagagagaggggtgattgTGTCACCCACACTGAATGTGCTCGTTTTCAACCAGGCACGAATGCAGAGATCTCTCAGACCAATGGTGTAATATGGAGGGGAAAAAACTGCTCATCCTAATGCTAAGCAAACCAGCGCTGAAGTGGGTGAAAGCCTTTTGACGTCACATCGGTGTGtgcaccactgcacatttgTCTAAGTAAATGACGAACAAATGTTATTTCATATCTCCTTTCTCTGTGCTGCCACAGAGCCATGAGGAATGCAGGGCCTGGCGAAACGCAAGCACTAATCAATTATGCGCTGGTTGTTGGGAGGTTTATGAGATGCTGTCAGTTGCTTGCCAGACAGGGCTGCATCATCCATGGCCTGTCACAGTTATGATGTGAGGCGGATCAATCCCAGGCAGCAGAGCTTGTGTCTCTGTGCCTGGGATTGGCTTGCTGGGAAATCCAGATTGGCCCTGTGCTTTTCCCACTTGCCACCCATTGCATATTTTTCAGTTGGATCTGTTAACTTgttttttggatattttgtcAGTGGgaaaaataaatgccatttgcTTAGGTTGTGCTGTTCTTTTTTATGGGAGAaggagatgggggtggggtacAGGGCAGGGAAACTGCACTTGAGTAGTTGGTATTATAGTTTGTGTCAACGTCTAGTGCCCCTGCTCCATTCAGAATCAACCCTGTGCATTCTGTAaactatacaacacacacacacacgcacaaacccATCCGCTGTGGACACATTGTGCCCTGATCCCAGTGGGGCACCAGCAGGCCCTCTTCCTGTAAGCTCAGCAGCTTTACTGACCACAATTCTCTACAGCACACCAGCGCTCTGGTCCTTATTAAGCTGCTAATTCCGTGCACCACAGGGAGACTTCTACCTCCATCCATTCTCTGTCAGCCTCTGCCTTCACTCGGCCTTGTCTTTCTTTACTCAACAACCATTTTCCTGTTGCTTTGCACACAAGtcacttctctcttttttctgcttCGGTAATAGAGCGGTAGCACAGAGACGTATTTCAGGCCAAAATTAAAGTTTTGCTGTTGACAAAGCTCCCCTGACTCTCCCAAAGCTGTAGACTTCTCCCCTGTAATTTCACAAAAACGTCACTTATTATTGGctacagaaaacaaacagagcAGAGCACTGGCCATGGGGATTGGTTGGAACTTTGGGTTTGCTTACCCAGAACCCACCATTATGAGTCCGTGTTTGGATAAAAGCTTCTGCTAAATACTAGTCACTTCATCACAAACATGAAGGCTAAAGGCTGGTGTTATGGTTGCCCTCACAGCAGACACAGAGCTAGTGTGCCATGTTGGGTTGTGAAGGGTGAGCCCAGAGCAAGGATAATGTTGGCACACCATGATGGTGTGACAGCTGGAAGGTGAGGATGGTTCAGCAGCACTGCATGTGCTGtgtatggtttttttttttttggcctggCAGTGATCCAGCTGACATCACCCTTTTTTTAACCCTATCCCTGTGTATTATGCtgattgtgcctgtgtgtgtgtgtgtgctgctcccaTACACGTGCACTAGAGAGACATACTACGGGTCCCTCACCCAGTGCGTCCATCCTGTTGTATTAGCTTCGACTataggccctttcacactggcaaaattgccgcgattttatgtaccagaatcgcggaacgactgtccctttcacatagaccgaggcggaacggcgggacaaagtgtctcgccaaatttactaccaagccccctagacattttgctgagttttttcgttccgccaccagtgtgaatgggtcaaggcggaaaggggaatctgggcgggcatttcaatgctatgtccagcccaccacaggatattgcaaataaatctaactgatcaaaagcagcaatagcagagacagcacattatgtcaatctataaattcacaaagtctccagtcattcaatgcctgctagagttgactgtagcttggaatgcaatccataataggctatcctaaaatccagcaaTAAAACAAttgcatgaactcatgagcgtctgtctgccctatatgtatatcctctgattgtaatgcttacagatatctaggcgatatttgtaacatttattttgtatttggcctgttataaaatcatgtagacttattgaacaatttaaacacattaggaaccgcaaagttggagatatgcataaagacattgctgcaaatttaaaaccggattactctggaatggctaactgtgcaggggaatgctttaggctacacctttatgttcggtaaggtctgctgtttattctgatatatggtttgtcatgtgttgagggaaagttcgcgaagtattccaccaagatgaatgggtagggagactggcgcaaaaaatatgattaaattaaagttacttttctcgcgaaccgtttaccacaacaactaaccactaacatcgtttaaaggctgagaaaaagctctttcgtgtgatacatgtgatgtctgtgatgaataggctacttcgcaagtagttcagcaaatttgggtgggacagaaataccattacagagcagcagttctggccatatcggctctggctcacatgatgtagcctactgctttaaatgcattatcgcttcactacccaacacgcgaacaagaaagaaaataaaacagaaaccaatgtgcttatgtcgcgatttccgataggcccaggcctagagaaaagacagctatggtaacctaacaattaggatttgctttgcctacactgctgtttggttgtcccaaactttgagacgatccatactcgcattaactgaatcttatcaacccgaactgcgatgttgagtgacaggatgcaatgcctaataatctcactgccttcggcataactgctaacagtgcacttaggcctactgttaaacacctggaaaatattaagctgctgttttcttttcatgacgagcactaggcctgGCCTAtgcttgaatgatttatgactgaatggaacgttgcgctTTTAAAGAACTGCTTATTTCGTcatgtgacaaagtttacactaatcatcatcctctaatgtatccttatgttgagatgtccattctctttgccctaggctatcatttgtgcgcgaagcatgtttcaattaagacagtacacaagctattttaattgttgtaatattgaattatttcatgaataaattgtacgcacagtaggctacattgtacggccaacgcaaggggcaactcTTATCTTCAATTTCTCTTCCAAATTacgttttattgtctgaagacatctattgcaagaatttaacattctaacagcatcagcaaagcaaatgcaagctgaccaaagtgcagtcggttctcccgccatggtttttgaaatcacacacctgctgtatctaAAGGCCCACGCACATAAGGCCTgctacgactatcactctacacgcctcctgttgcacgtcacaatttaattcactatagctgatcctgcctcctggctcctcaaaatgccgcatcatgtgaacagatcagcaggccggcaaattttctttcagacacaaaaagacggcaaaaagacgtcccctcttcccgcaaatttagcgggatctctgtgtgaaaaggccttatGAGTGTTTGTCCTAGCTCACACCGAGGAGACATGCAAGCATGCACTGCCCTTTCTGGGGATTGTTAttactttgaaacttttatttcttctctttcttctccttcttcttatAGCTGATGTAActtcctgtgagtgtgtatgtgagattgtgtgtgacaGTTGCGTCTTTAGGTTGTTTGCAGGTGAaatggcacgtgtgtgtgtgtgtttgcaagagGAACTGCACTTTGGAGCATGGGGAGATTTCATTGGCGTGGGGCGGTGGGCGGTGTTTCCAGGCCGATCCTCGAACCACATCCAGGCCAGAGAATGGAGCTGAGCCAGCCTGCATCTGGAGCTCATTGCAGCTGACGCCACA
It includes:
- the ankrd39 gene encoding ankyrin repeat domain-containing protein 39, whose product is MASQGGGECSCCSHQRAVPSTHQTLEEMDFERGIWSAALDGDLGRVESFIKKGTDPNTKDNAGYTSLHYASRGGHESVCELLLGHGACASPQTRGGATPLHRAAYCGHLPVVRLLLKFHADPQRSDDDGATPLHKAAEQGHVEVCELLLRHYPALRTQRDKKSRAPQHLAPVNSPLQQLLHSTEDDGPPLDSSSSTSCTVDMPKADHPP